Proteins found in one Microcella daejeonensis genomic segment:
- a CDS encoding choice-of-anchor I family protein, with protein MPSPRPPLLSRAPQRSFGRRLAAAGTCAALVAGAAMTAIAMPATAAIVAEPIVYEGSGALALAPVGTLQTPEFDAGAAEIVSYHAATQQLFIVNAVAGAVQAIDVSDPSAPTLIDEIVAEGAPISGGGTIPAGAVANSVAVTPGGLVVVAVEAPTKTDTGWMLSVDATTRDVLGAVSVGAQPDSVAVSGDGAYAVLANEGEPSDDYLVDPVGSISIVDLPGTVAASEQSAVRTVGFEEFEADGTRTLPEGIRVFAGIDGIDLPVSRSIEPEYASVAPDDVTAYVSLQEANGLAIVNLVDGTLELAALGSIDRGVVPMTMSDRTANLTERITVDGIEGLFMPDTIDTYEVGGETYVVTANEGDAREWGDYEEPVRVEDLALCDTIDTTNRAAFDRLEVSIESPQVDDCYSALHAFGTRSFSIWDSAGTLVSDSGESLERITAEALPEFFNAGNDDNVLGSRNDAKGPEPEAVAVGEVDGRQYAFIGLERVGGIAVYDVTVPTAPEFTTYINNRDFSLDVEDDIAAVGDSGPESIVFLPAGDSPTGRAMIAVGNEITGTTTLYSVTPQTTIQVLGINDFHGRLEANRAEAGAAVIAGAVGQLRAENPNTVFASAGDMIGASTFTSFSQQDNPTIDALVAAGLDVGAVGNHEFDAGFADLTDRVLPRYGDPRYGLGANVYLAGTETPALDEFWVTELDGVRVGFIGTVTGQTASLVSPAGIAGIEFGDPVEAANRVAAQLSNGEEGDGEADVIVSLVHEGPDSADCATLGAADDAFGSIVRDSSSDIDAIFAGHTHIVVDCAFPVAGSGVERPVVMGGQYGTHLAQVELTVDTETLEVTGASRSVIPLAPGNVAAFPADAAVAQIVADAVDAAAIVGDTVVGSVTADITRAFDAEGVEDRVAESSLGNLIADIQLWATSNESFGGEPAQIALMNPGGVRADLLLGDDDGVTTYRDVASVQPFANTLFTQDLTGAQLTLVLEEQWQPAGSSRPKLHLGVSEGFEYVYDESLPQGERILELRLNGEPIAADDVVRVVANSFLANGGDNFTTLAEGTNRTDTGQVDLAAAVAYFEEFEVVEPAPLGRAIIGSDDWATVSLRLDGLRAGDTVPVTVSGLEPGQTISGALLGAADGLSTAAAISLSAVELGTATANAEGVATFALVIPRDLAAGAYVLEVASQVPGELPIRVELQIAAAPAAVGAGAGAGGGVGGVGGLPVTGAEAGGLLALALGLLGAGAATFALRRRASRSLATVAGE; from the coding sequence GTGCCCTCACCTCGCCCCCCGCTCCTCTCCCGCGCGCCGCAGCGGTCGTTCGGCCGCCGGCTCGCCGCCGCCGGCACCTGCGCCGCCCTCGTCGCCGGCGCCGCCATGACCGCGATCGCGATGCCCGCGACGGCCGCCATCGTCGCCGAGCCGATCGTCTACGAGGGCTCTGGAGCGCTCGCGCTCGCGCCCGTCGGCACCCTGCAGACCCCCGAGTTCGACGCGGGCGCCGCCGAGATCGTCAGCTACCACGCCGCCACGCAGCAGCTCTTCATCGTCAACGCGGTCGCCGGCGCGGTGCAGGCCATCGACGTCTCCGACCCGAGCGCGCCGACCCTGATCGACGAGATCGTCGCCGAGGGCGCCCCGATCTCCGGCGGCGGCACCATCCCCGCCGGCGCGGTCGCCAACTCGGTGGCCGTCACCCCCGGCGGCCTCGTCGTCGTCGCCGTCGAGGCGCCCACGAAGACCGACACCGGCTGGATGCTCTCCGTCGACGCGACCACGCGCGACGTGCTCGGCGCGGTGTCGGTCGGCGCGCAGCCCGATTCCGTCGCCGTGAGCGGCGACGGCGCCTACGCCGTCCTCGCCAACGAGGGGGAGCCGAGCGACGACTACCTCGTCGACCCCGTCGGCAGCATCAGCATCGTCGACCTGCCCGGAACCGTCGCCGCCTCCGAGCAGAGCGCCGTGCGCACGGTCGGCTTCGAGGAGTTCGAGGCCGACGGCACGCGCACCCTCCCGGAGGGCATCCGCGTCTTCGCCGGTATCGACGGCATCGACCTGCCCGTCTCGCGCAGCATCGAGCCCGAGTACGCGAGCGTCGCGCCCGATGACGTCACCGCGTACGTGAGCCTGCAGGAGGCGAACGGTCTCGCCATCGTGAACCTCGTCGACGGCACCCTCGAGCTCGCGGCGCTCGGCTCGATCGACCGCGGCGTCGTGCCCATGACGATGAGCGACCGCACCGCGAACCTCACCGAGCGCATCACGGTCGACGGCATCGAGGGGCTCTTCATGCCCGACACGATCGACACCTACGAGGTCGGCGGCGAGACCTACGTCGTCACGGCCAACGAGGGCGACGCCCGCGAGTGGGGCGACTACGAGGAGCCCGTCCGCGTCGAGGACCTCGCCCTCTGCGACACGATCGACACGACGAACCGTGCGGCCTTCGACCGCCTCGAGGTCTCGATCGAGAGCCCGCAGGTCGACGACTGCTACTCGGCGCTGCACGCCTTCGGCACGCGGTCGTTCTCGATCTGGGATTCGGCCGGCACGCTGGTGAGCGACTCGGGCGAGTCGCTCGAGCGGATCACCGCCGAGGCTCTGCCCGAGTTCTTCAACGCGGGCAACGACGACAACGTCCTCGGCTCGCGCAACGACGCCAAGGGCCCCGAGCCCGAGGCCGTCGCCGTCGGCGAGGTCGACGGGCGACAGTACGCCTTCATCGGGCTCGAGCGCGTCGGCGGCATCGCCGTCTACGACGTGACGGTGCCGACCGCGCCCGAGTTCACCACCTACATCAACAATCGCGACTTCTCGCTCGACGTCGAGGACGACATCGCCGCGGTCGGCGACTCGGGCCCCGAGTCGATCGTGTTCCTGCCGGCCGGCGACTCGCCGACCGGGCGGGCGATGATCGCCGTGGGCAACGAGATCACGGGCACCACGACGCTGTACTCGGTCACGCCGCAGACCACCATCCAGGTGCTCGGCATCAACGACTTCCACGGACGCCTCGAGGCCAACCGGGCCGAGGCGGGCGCGGCGGTCATCGCCGGAGCCGTCGGCCAGCTGCGCGCCGAGAACCCGAACACGGTCTTCGCGAGCGCGGGCGACATGATCGGCGCGAGCACCTTCACCTCGTTCTCGCAGCAGGACAACCCGACCATCGACGCCCTCGTCGCGGCGGGCCTCGATGTCGGCGCGGTCGGCAACCACGAGTTCGACGCCGGCTTCGCCGACCTCACCGACCGCGTGCTGCCCCGCTACGGCGACCCGCGCTACGGCCTGGGCGCGAACGTCTACCTCGCCGGCACCGAGACCCCCGCGCTCGACGAATTCTGGGTGACCGAGCTCGACGGCGTGCGGGTGGGCTTCATCGGCACGGTCACCGGTCAGACGGCCAGCCTCGTGAGCCCCGCGGGCATCGCCGGCATCGAGTTCGGCGACCCCGTCGAGGCGGCCAACCGCGTCGCGGCGCAGCTGAGCAACGGCGAGGAGGGCGACGGCGAGGCCGACGTGATCGTCTCGCTCGTGCACGAGGGCCCCGACTCGGCGGATTGCGCGACGCTCGGCGCCGCCGACGACGCCTTCGGCTCGATCGTGCGCGACTCCTCCAGCGACATCGACGCGATCTTCGCCGGTCACACGCACATCGTCGTCGACTGCGCCTTCCCGGTCGCGGGCTCGGGCGTCGAGCGGCCCGTCGTCATGGGCGGCCAGTACGGCACGCACCTCGCCCAGGTCGAGCTCACGGTCGACACCGAGACGCTCGAGGTGACCGGCGCGAGCCGCTCGGTCATCCCGCTCGCCCCGGGCAACGTCGCGGCCTTCCCCGCCGACGCCGCCGTCGCGCAGATCGTCGCGGATGCCGTCGACGCCGCCGCGATCGTCGGCGACACCGTCGTGGGCTCGGTCACCGCCGACATCACGCGGGCGTTCGACGCCGAGGGCGTCGAGGATCGGGTCGCCGAGTCGAGCCTCGGCAACCTGATCGCGGACATCCAGCTGTGGGCCACCTCGAATGAGTCGTTCGGCGGCGAGCCCGCGCAGATCGCGCTCATGAACCCGGGCGGCGTCCGTGCCGACCTGCTGCTCGGCGACGACGACGGCGTGACGACGTACCGCGACGTGGCGAGCGTGCAGCCCTTCGCCAACACGCTGTTCACCCAGGACCTCACGGGCGCGCAGCTGACGCTGGTGCTCGAGGAGCAGTGGCAGCCCGCGGGCTCGTCGCGCCCCAAGCTGCACCTCGGCGTCAGCGAGGGCTTCGAGTACGTCTACGACGAGTCTCTGCCCCAGGGCGAGCGAATCCTCGAGCTGCGCCTGAACGGCGAGCCCATCGCGGCGGACGACGTCGTGCGGGTCGTGGCGAACTCGTTCCTCGCGAACGGCGGCGACAACTTCACCACCCTCGCCGAGGGCACGAACCGCACCGACACCGGTCAGGTCGACCTCGCCGCCGCAGTGGCCTACTTCGAGGAGTTCGAGGTCGTCGAGCCGGCGCCGCTGGGTCGCGCGATCATCGGCTCCGACGACTGGGCGACCGTCTCGCTGCGCCTCGACGGCCTGCGGGCGGGCGACACCGTGCCCGTCACGGTCTCCGGTCTCGAGCCGGGGCAGACCATCTCGGGCGCCCTGCTCGGCGCCGCCGACGGGCTGAGCACGGCCGCCGCGATCTCCCTGAGCGCGGTCGAGCTCGGAACGGCTACGGCGAACGCCGAGGGCGTCGCGACGTTCGCACTGGTCATCCCGCGCGATCTGGCGGCGGGCGCCTACGTGCTCGAGGTGGCGTCGCAGGTGCCGGGCGAGCTGCCCATCCGCGTCGAGCTGCAGATCGCGGCGGCTCCTGCCGCGGTCGGCGCCGGAGCCGGAGCCGGCGGCGGCGTCGGCGGCGTCGGCGGCCTGCCGGTCACCGGCGCCGAGGCGGGCGGTCTGCTGGCCCTCGCGCTGGGTCTGCTGGGCGCCGGCGCAGCGACCTTCGCGCTGCGCCGCCGCGCATCCCGCTCGCTCGCGACGGTCGCGGGGGAGTAG
- the radA gene encoding DNA repair protein RadA → MARPTTSFRCTECGWTTPKWAGRCGECQQWGTVVEAGPTAVTQRTTSTLVADARIARPITQIAPREQSHTPTGIGEFDRVLGGGVVPGAAILLSGEPGVGKSTLLLEVASRAAQSGQRVLYVSAEESTAQVRLRAGRTGALSDELYLASETDLSVILGQIDQVRPSLVIVDSVQTVASPLIDGLAGGVAQVKEVAATLIRVAKERDLPVLLVGHVTKDGTIAGPRMLEHLVDVVCQFEGDRQTALRFVRAHKNRFGPTDEVGCFEMTGEGIAEVADPSVLFRSNATVPVSGTCVAIAMEGRRAIPVEVQALIVASKAPQPRRVVNGVDSSRVAMLLAVLERRCGMPLSEFDVYVSTVGGIRLTEPGADLAIALAIASARREKALDGHLAAIGEISLAGEIRAVAGAPQRAAEARRLGYRTLIDAGAVHVREAVRLAFASARDEKVDVPEF, encoded by the coding sequence ATGGCCCGCCCGACCACGTCCTTCCGCTGCACCGAGTGCGGCTGGACGACCCCGAAGTGGGCCGGCCGCTGCGGCGAGTGCCAGCAGTGGGGCACGGTCGTCGAGGCGGGGCCGACGGCCGTCACGCAGCGCACGACGTCGACCCTCGTCGCCGACGCCCGCATCGCCCGCCCCATCACGCAGATCGCCCCACGCGAGCAGAGCCACACGCCCACCGGCATCGGCGAGTTCGACCGGGTGCTCGGCGGCGGCGTGGTGCCCGGCGCGGCCATCCTGCTCTCGGGCGAACCGGGCGTCGGCAAGTCGACCCTGCTGCTCGAGGTCGCCTCACGCGCCGCGCAGTCGGGCCAGCGCGTGCTCTACGTCTCGGCGGAGGAGTCGACCGCGCAGGTGCGCCTGCGCGCCGGCCGCACCGGGGCGCTGAGCGACGAGCTCTACCTCGCGAGCGAGACCGACCTCTCCGTCATCCTCGGCCAGATCGACCAGGTGCGGCCCTCCCTCGTCATCGTCGACTCGGTGCAGACCGTCGCCTCACCGCTCATCGACGGCCTCGCGGGCGGCGTCGCCCAGGTGAAGGAGGTCGCGGCGACGCTCATCCGGGTCGCGAAGGAGCGCGACCTGCCCGTACTGCTCGTCGGGCACGTGACGAAGGACGGCACGATCGCCGGCCCGCGCATGCTCGAGCACCTCGTCGACGTCGTCTGCCAGTTCGAGGGCGACCGCCAGACCGCCCTGCGCTTCGTGCGCGCCCACAAGAACCGCTTCGGCCCGACCGACGAGGTCGGCTGCTTCGAGATGACCGGCGAGGGCATCGCCGAGGTCGCCGACCCCTCCGTGCTGTTCCGGTCCAATGCCACCGTGCCCGTGAGCGGCACCTGCGTCGCTATCGCCATGGAGGGGCGCCGCGCCATCCCCGTCGAGGTGCAGGCGCTCATCGTCGCCTCGAAGGCCCCGCAGCCGCGCCGCGTCGTCAACGGCGTCGACTCCTCCCGTGTCGCCATGCTGCTCGCCGTGCTCGAGCGCCGCTGCGGCATGCCGCTGTCGGAGTTCGACGTCTACGTCTCGACCGTCGGCGGCATCCGCCTCACCGAGCCCGGCGCCGACCTCGCGATCGCCCTCGCCATCGCGAGCGCGCGCCGCGAGAAGGCCCTAGACGGCCACCTCGCCGCCATCGGCGAGATCAGCCTCGCCGGCGAGATCCGCGCCGTCGCCGGGGCGCCGCAACGGGCCGCCGAAGCCCGGCGGCTCGGCTACCGCACCCTCATCGACGCGGGCGCCGTGCACGTGCGCGAGGCCGTGCGGCTCGCCTTCGCGAGCGCGCGCGACGAGAAGGTCGACGTCCCCGAGTTCTAG
- a CDS encoding SseB family protein: MPKKKRPSRNGGLPRGARPAALPESTLPPEQRLAAALEKQDAAAVAFALRNDHVIVPLLPVDGPPQVRVFRQGEAEKYMLLLFSSPQAYVAMLPQETDHRVLAYDRATLTDFIQQNIGVLEAIWFDLAGPHSMQAEPQDVLDALLLEADPAP; the protein is encoded by the coding sequence ATGCCGAAGAAGAAGCGACCCTCCCGAAACGGCGGCCTCCCGCGCGGAGCCCGCCCCGCCGCTCTGCCGGAGTCGACGCTGCCGCCCGAGCAGCGTCTCGCCGCCGCTCTCGAGAAGCAGGATGCCGCTGCCGTGGCCTTCGCGCTGCGCAACGACCACGTGATCGTGCCCCTGCTGCCCGTCGACGGGCCCCCGCAGGTGCGGGTGTTCCGCCAGGGCGAGGCCGAGAAGTACATGCTGCTGCTGTTCTCGAGCCCGCAAGCCTACGTGGCGATGCTGCCGCAGGAGACGGACCACCGCGTGCTCGCCTACGACCGGGCGACGCTGACCGACTTCATCCAGCAGAACATCGGCGTGCTCGAGGCGATCTGGTTCGACCTGGCCGGCCCGCACTCGATGCAGGCCGAGCCGCAGGACGTGCTCGACGCGCTGCTGCTGGAGGCCGATCCGGCACCGTGA
- a CDS encoding amino-acid N-acetyltransferase: MPGSRLESVTSIPAPEPRRFSVRRARTADVRQIKQLVEPLVQQRILLGKDLVVFFESLQEFRVAIDDATGEVVGCGALHVLWEDLGEVRTLAVSDAWRGAGVGHALLERLVAEAGELGLTRLFCLTFEVDFFARHGFTPIGEQLLVDPEAYMELVRSPDEGVAEFLDLSRVKPNTLGNTRMLRTLA, encoded by the coding sequence ATGCCCGGCTCTAGGCTTGAGAGCGTGACGAGCATCCCGGCCCCCGAGCCCCGCCGCTTCTCGGTGCGCCGCGCCCGCACCGCCGACGTGCGCCAGATCAAGCAGCTGGTGGAGCCGCTCGTGCAGCAGCGGATCCTGCTCGGCAAGGACCTGGTGGTGTTCTTCGAGTCGCTGCAGGAGTTCCGCGTCGCCATTGACGACGCCACCGGCGAGGTCGTCGGCTGCGGCGCCCTGCACGTGCTCTGGGAGGACCTCGGCGAGGTGCGCACCCTCGCCGTCTCCGACGCGTGGCGCGGCGCCGGCGTCGGTCACGCGCTGCTCGAGCGCCTCGTCGCCGAGGCCGGCGAGCTCGGCCTCACCCGCCTGTTCTGCCTCACGTTCGAAGTCGACTTCTTCGCCCGCCACGGCTTCACACCGATCGGCGAGCAGCTGCTGGTCGACCCCGAGGCGTACATGGAGCTCGTGCGCTCGCCCGACGAGGGCGTCGCCGAGTTCCTCGACCTGTCGCGCGTGAAGCCGAACACGCTCGGCAACACGCGCATGCTGCGCACCCTGGCCTGA
- a CDS encoding fasciclin domain-containing protein → MKKHIALAGFAAAALVAGTATPALADAHEGPGTIVDVAVGASGGVGAYDANGSDYDILVGAVVALDLAGALSAPDADLTVFAPNDEAFLRLVTDLTGERPATEEEALGIVAGVEGVTEIMLYHVVPGAADVKSLIKAKSATTILGGTIGVQGVNLRDGGDLADPKIIRPAANIAASNGIIHTIDRVLQP, encoded by the coding sequence ATGAAGAAGCACATCGCACTCGCCGGGTTCGCCGCCGCCGCGCTGGTGGCCGGCACCGCCACTCCCGCTCTCGCCGACGCCCACGAGGGCCCCGGCACCATCGTCGACGTCGCCGTGGGCGCCTCGGGCGGCGTCGGCGCCTACGACGCCAACGGGTCCGACTACGACATCCTCGTTGGCGCGGTCGTCGCGCTCGACCTCGCCGGGGCGCTCTCCGCGCCCGACGCCGACCTGACGGTCTTCGCGCCGAACGACGAGGCGTTCCTGCGCCTGGTGACCGACCTCACGGGTGAGCGCCCCGCCACCGAGGAGGAGGCCCTCGGCATCGTCGCGGGCGTCGAAGGGGTGACCGAGATCATGCTGTACCACGTGGTGCCCGGCGCGGCCGACGTGAAGTCGCTCATCAAGGCCAAGTCCGCCACGACCATCCTCGGCGGCACCATCGGCGTGCAGGGCGTGAACCTGCGCGACGGCGGCGACCTGGCCGACCCGAAGATCATCCGCCCCGCCGCGAACATCGCCGCGTCGAACGGCATCATCCACACGATCGACCGCGTGCTGCAGCCTTAG